From the genome of Sphingobacterium sp. UGAL515B_05:
ATTTGAAGATATTCTACCAACAGATTTTAGAGTGACTTATTTTATTCCACAGAACGCAATAAATTCTTATCCAGGTAAATTGACGCAGAATCCAACGTCTAATTAGACGAATATTTATAATTTAAACCCGATAAATGGCTTTACTTCACGGTAAAGCCATTTTTGTTTTTGTGTCGCGATAATCCCTTTCGAATCCGTATCTTTGTTCCCTTAAGTATATTTTTAGCATAAAAGTGCCATCTGCTGTGAGAGCGGGTGGATCAAATAAAATAAATATGGCAAATATTGTTGCAATTGTTGGTCGTCCAAATGTTGGTAAATCTACCTTATTCAATCGTCTTACAGAAAGTAGAAAGGCGATTGTTGATGACTTTAGCGGGGTGACGCGCGACCGTCATTATGAAACAGCCGAGTGGATCGGAAAGAAATTTACAGTAATTGATACAGGTGGTTTTGTACATGGTTCGGATGATGTCTTTGAAGAGGCTATTCGCGATCAGGTCTATATCGCTATTGAAGAAGCTTCAGTCGTTATATTCATGGTGGATGTCACAACTGGTATTACCGACCTGGATGACGAAATCGCTGATATTCTGAGAAGAAGCTCCAAACCTGTGTATGTCGTGGCCAATAAAGTCGATCACGCAAAATTGCACCATGAATCGGCAGAGTTTTATGCCTTTGGTTTAGGAGAGGTCTTCAATATCTCGTCGGCTACAGGATCGGGTACAGGTGAACTGTTGGATGCTGTGGTTTCTCATTTCGAAGTGGAGGAGGAAGAAGAAGAATCCTTACCGAAATATACCATCGTAGGCCGCCCGAATGTGGGTAAATCTTCCTTGACAAATGCATTGATCGGCAAAGATCGCAATATTGTAACGCCAATGGCCGGGACAACACGTGATTCAATCCGTATACATTACAATCAATATGGACATAACTTTTTATTGATCGATACTGCAGGTCTTCGTCGTAAGTCCAAAGTAAATGAAGATATTGAGTTTTATTCGGTGATGCGTACCATCAAAGCCTTGGAAGATTCTGATGTGACGATTTTAATGTTGGACGCACAGGATGGATTAGAAGCGCAGGATGTTAATATTTTCAACCTGGCAGAGAAGAACCGTAAAGGTATCGTAATTGTTGTCAACAAGTGGGATTTGATCGAAAAGGACAACAAAACAATGAAGGCTTTTGAAGATCGCATCAAAGAGAAAATAGCACCATTTACAGATGTGCCTATTATCTTTACTTCCGTGACCGAAAAACAACGTGTTCTTAAGGTGTTGGAAGTTGCCGACAAGGTATATGCCAACAAGACAAAGAAGATCCCTACGTCCAAGTTGAATGAAGTGATGCTGGATATTATCGAGAATTATCCACCGCCATCCTTAAAGGGTAAATATATCAAAATTAAATATGCAACACAGTTGCCAGGACGGACACCGATGTTTGCATTCTTCTGTAATCTGCCACAATATATCAAAGATCCGTACAAACGTTTTATTGAAAACAAATTGCGTGAGAACTTTGACTTTACAGGTGTGCCAATTCAAATATATTTCAGACAAAAATAGATTTCCAAGCAGCGATTAAACATGGACCATAATCTCTATTTATACAATACGCTTTCGCGAACAAAAGAAAAATTCGAACCTATTCATCCCAATCTCGTTGGTATGTACGTATGTGGACCCACAGTGTACAGTGATGTGCATTTGGGAAACTGTCGAACGTTTGTGTCTTTTGATTTGATTTTTAGATACTTGCGTCATCTTGGTTATAAAGTGCGTTACGTGCGCAATATTACCGATGCGGGGCACTTGGAAGGCGATCGTGATGAAGGGGATGACAAGTTTGCAAAAAAAGCAAAATTGGAGCAGTTGGAACCGATGGAAATCGTTCAAAAGTATACGATAGGTTTTCATGACGTATTGCGTCTTTTTAATACATTGCCGCCTAGTATTGAGCCTACTGCGACAGGTCATATTTCCGAGCAGATCGAAATGATCGAACAGATTATAGCGAATGGCTATGCCTATGAGCGGAATGGTACGGTTTATTTTGATGTTGAAAAATATGTTGAAACATACGATTATACGATATTGACCAATCGTAAATTGGAGGATATGCTCAATAATACCCGTGAATTGAGCGGTCAGGATGAGAAAAAGGGGCGTTTGGATTTTGCCTTGTGGATCAAAGCAAAACCTGAAACGATTATGCGTTGGCCTGCACCTTGGAGCGTTGGCTTTCCGGGTTGGCACATTGAATGTTCGGCCATGAGCAGAAAGTACTTAGGTGATCAGTTTGATATTCACGGTGGTGGAATGGATTTGGCAGCTACACATCATACCAATGAAATTGCACAGTCTGAAGCATGTAACCATACGAGCCCTGCCAAATATTGGATGCACACGAATATGTTGACTGTAAATGGTGCACGTATGTCCAAATCTGCCGGAAATGGATTTTTACCGGGCGAGCTATTTACTGGAAATCATCCCTTATTGAATAGAGGTTATTCGCCGATGGCCGTACGCTTCTTTATGTTGCAGGCACATTATAGGAGTACGTTGGATTTCTCCAATGAGGCATTGGATGCGGCCGACAAGGGATATAAAAGACTCATGACTGCGATCAGTCTTTTAGACAAATTGAAGGTGTCTAAAGGTGCTGATTCATTCAATTTAGCTGAAATCCGCCGCAAGTGTTACGCAGCTATGGATGACGACTTTAATAGCCCTGTACTCATTGCCGAACTGTTTGAAATTGTACGTATCATCAACTCGATTTATGATGGTAAAGCGAAAGTAACGGCAGAAGGATTGGAAGGTCTTCAAGTATTCATGAAAGAATTTGTTGAGGATATCCTAGGGCTTAGAAATGATCAGACTTCAGCATCCGATGATATCGATGACGTCATGAATCTGGTCATTAAACTACGTAACGAAGCCAAAGCAAATAAAGACTTCGTCACCTCAGATCGTATTCGTGATGAGCTTAATTCTATTGGAATTCAATTGAAAGATAGCAAAGAAGGAACACTTTGGAATAAGATTTGATAGATAAGAAATCGAATTTATAAAAGAGGAGTAAAATGGAATATTCCTATTGGGAAAACACATTATCCGTGGAAACCAATGGATATTCCATATAACCTTTAAAAGAAAGATCATTTTGCATATGAATTTTTGGAATAGGCTATCCGTCGTCGCATTCATGAGTGTTGCTGGTACAACGCTATATGCGCAGATACCTGAGAAAGTTGGAAGCCTATTGCAGGCCGATAAGGATGCTGCTGCATTGGCTAAAGCCTCTACACCGCACCAGGCGTTTCTTTCGATCATTGATAAGGAATCTACGTTTTACGTCCCATCGGCAGTAAATGCTTATAACTATCTTAATAATAGACCAAATATTCCCGATGTTTTAAATTGGCAACCTACGTTTGCGTTGATTGCTAAAAGTCAGGAGTTTGGTGTGACTTCGGGGTCTATGGACTTTCAGAAAGTAGGTGCAAGATTGCGTCATGGGGAATACCTGACTGTGTGGAAACGCAATAAGAAGGGTAAGTGGCTGGTCGATATCCGTGCTGAAGTTGAAAATAACGGGAAGGATGGGGAATTTGATCTTGAATATATCGAACCTACCGACTCGTGGTATCTGAAGCATCGCTCTAAAGTGCGATTGAATCAGCGTGAAGATATTGTCCTGGAGACAGACAAATTGATGTCAACAGTTTTGAAAGCCGATAACCCAACCGCATATAAGGAGTTTTTAAGTGAGGATGTCCGGTTTTTGTTCCCTTGGACCAGTCCGATGGAAGGAAAAGCCGAAATGATGGCTTATCTCAAAAAACAACGGATGACGGTAGAAACAGTGCCCGAAGAAGTAAAACGTTCGTATAGTGGCGATTTTGCCTATACCAAGGGAACTGCAACGGTGCGACAAAAGGATAAGGTTGTGAAGTATAATTATATTCGTATCTGGCAACTGAGTGAATTGGCGAAAGATGATGTGAAGAAAGCGAACTGGAATATTCTGATCGAGATGATGTTTGAAAAATAACAGAATGATAGCGAAATAAAAAAGGGCTTGAATAGTTTATATTCAAGCCCTTTTTTATAGGATAAGTGTGTTGTACACTATTGTTTTTTCCATTTTTTCAATCCTTCACTGTGACCGAAGTCATCACTGATATTGATGTAGGTGGTCTTCAATTTATCATCGAACCATTTGCTCAGATTACGGTTGGTTTTATCCTGAACGGCGGCTTCTTTGATCTTTGTGAAATCCTCGTCCAAATTTGCTTTGTGAGGCGGGATACGTGTTTTCAAGTAATTGAAACGGTAGCCAACATCGCCCATTTTGTCTGTAAATTGCTCTGGTTTCGAGTATTCTCCTGGTTTTAGCGGATCGATTGCGGTAAATACTGATTTCTCCAAACCATCCATAGGGATTACCGTCGTGCGGCTCGAGCCCTCTTGATTTAGGATCATACCCCCATTGAATTTACTTTCCTCTGCATCTGAAAAATTTGTAGCGGCATGATAGAAATCCATTTTTTTGTCAACCACCAGTTTATAGATACTGTCCAATTTATTTTTGGTTCTCTCCAATGCTGCAGGCCCAGGATTGATCTTCATCAGGATATGGCGTGTGTGTACTTCTTCGCCACGTCTTTCGAGCACCTGAATAATATGAAAGCCATATTTGGATTCTACAATAGGTGATATTTCTCCCGGTTTTAATTTAAAAGCCATCGCGGAGAATTCCTTTACGTAGTTGTCACGTGTACCAAAACCTAAATCACCACCATAAGGGGCAGATCCGGGATCTTGAGAGTATATGCGTGCCATAGTTCCAAAGTCGGAGCCATCTATGATCTGCTTGCGGATACCTTCAATCTTATCTCGCTGCTCTTTTTTCTCTGCATCTGTCAATTTGGGCATCATGACAATCTCACCGATTTCTACCTCGGTATTGAAGTAAGGCAGACTGTCTTTATTCAAGCCTTCAAAATAACGTTTTACTTCCAACGGAGTTACATCTATTTTGGAAACGATGTTTTGTCTCATTTTTTGCGCTTTTAATTGTTCGA
Proteins encoded in this window:
- a CDS encoding peptidylprolyl isomerase; this encodes MKKNIYILFLLLFASIQASLAQRQVIDRVVATVGSGIILQSDVDMQYSQWLAQGNKPDENYKDGILEQLIVQKLLSQQAVIDSIDVTETEVDDNLNARLRHMSQQAGGQERLEKFLNRSLLQYKEEMRPSVFEQLKAQKMRQNIVSKIDVTPLEVKRYFEGLNKDSLPYFNTEVEIGEIVMMPKLTDAEKKEQRDKIEGIRKQIIDGSDFGTMARIYSQDPGSAPYGGDLGFGTRDNYVKEFSAMAFKLKPGEISPIVESKYGFHIIQVLERRGEEVHTRHILMKINPGPAALERTKNKLDSIYKLVVDKKMDFYHAATNFSDAEESKFNGGMILNQEGSSRTTVIPMDGLEKSVFTAIDPLKPGEYSKPEQFTDKMGDVGYRFNYLKTRIPPHKANLDEDFTKIKEAAVQDKTNRNLSKWFDDKLKTTYINISDDFGHSEGLKKWKKQ
- the der gene encoding ribosome biogenesis GTPase Der, with product MANIVAIVGRPNVGKSTLFNRLTESRKAIVDDFSGVTRDRHYETAEWIGKKFTVIDTGGFVHGSDDVFEEAIRDQVYIAIEEASVVIFMVDVTTGITDLDDEIADILRRSSKPVYVVANKVDHAKLHHESAEFYAFGLGEVFNISSATGSGTGELLDAVVSHFEVEEEEEESLPKYTIVGRPNVGKSSLTNALIGKDRNIVTPMAGTTRDSIRIHYNQYGHNFLLIDTAGLRRKSKVNEDIEFYSVMRTIKALEDSDVTILMLDAQDGLEAQDVNIFNLAEKNRKGIVIVVNKWDLIEKDNKTMKAFEDRIKEKIAPFTDVPIIFTSVTEKQRVLKVLEVADKVYANKTKKIPTSKLNEVMLDIIENYPPPSLKGKYIKIKYATQLPGRTPMFAFFCNLPQYIKDPYKRFIENKLRENFDFTGVPIQIYFRQK
- a CDS encoding DUF4440 domain-containing protein: MNFWNRLSVVAFMSVAGTTLYAQIPEKVGSLLQADKDAAALAKASTPHQAFLSIIDKESTFYVPSAVNAYNYLNNRPNIPDVLNWQPTFALIAKSQEFGVTSGSMDFQKVGARLRHGEYLTVWKRNKKGKWLVDIRAEVENNGKDGEFDLEYIEPTDSWYLKHRSKVRLNQREDIVLETDKLMSTVLKADNPTAYKEFLSEDVRFLFPWTSPMEGKAEMMAYLKKQRMTVETVPEEVKRSYSGDFAYTKGTATVRQKDKVVKYNYIRIWQLSELAKDDVKKANWNILIEMMFEK
- the cysS gene encoding cysteine--tRNA ligase, with protein sequence MDHNLYLYNTLSRTKEKFEPIHPNLVGMYVCGPTVYSDVHLGNCRTFVSFDLIFRYLRHLGYKVRYVRNITDAGHLEGDRDEGDDKFAKKAKLEQLEPMEIVQKYTIGFHDVLRLFNTLPPSIEPTATGHISEQIEMIEQIIANGYAYERNGTVYFDVEKYVETYDYTILTNRKLEDMLNNTRELSGQDEKKGRLDFALWIKAKPETIMRWPAPWSVGFPGWHIECSAMSRKYLGDQFDIHGGGMDLAATHHTNEIAQSEACNHTSPAKYWMHTNMLTVNGARMSKSAGNGFLPGELFTGNHPLLNRGYSPMAVRFFMLQAHYRSTLDFSNEALDAADKGYKRLMTAISLLDKLKVSKGADSFNLAEIRRKCYAAMDDDFNSPVLIAELFEIVRIINSIYDGKAKVTAEGLEGLQVFMKEFVEDILGLRNDQTSASDDIDDVMNLVIKLRNEAKANKDFVTSDRIRDELNSIGIQLKDSKEGTLWNKI